The genomic region CTGTCTGTAGTGCTCCTCTGTCATATCGTCGCCAGCTTCTTCCTCCTCATCCTCTTCATTCTGGTAGGAGTTGGGACTGTCACTGGTGTAGGCACTGGACGTGCCAGGGCTGGTGCGGTCTGAGGTGCCCTGTGCTCCCGCTGCACAGACCTGCTGCCGACTGGCAGGGGCTCCGTGTGAAACCCGAGCCAGTTTGGAAGCAGCACCCCCATTCCCTTCCCCCCGCTGGCCGCTCTCCCACAGGCGCTTGCCGATGGGGGTGAACTGCACAGTGTCCAAGTCAGCCTGCTCTGTCTTGACACGCGACACTAGCGAGAGGGGGGTGGCTGCCAGCGAGCGAGAGACCTGGGCAGGACTCGGGGGCTCTGAGGGTGTCTCCTCCACGTGGAGACCTTGGGAGTCGCACCGTGGCGAGCTGACCTTCAGGCAGAACTCCGTCTCCTTGTCCATTATCTGCTGGATCTGGAGGAAGCCGGCTGTGTACATCAGGAGGAACTGGTCACCCATATTCATGCTGAGCCGGCCGGTGTAACAGAACGCCAGGATCTGCTGGAAAGACTGTGGTTGGACAGCTGTGGGAAGCTCAAAGCTGGTGCAGTTGCTGGAACTGAACAGGTCACGGAAGTAGGAACTGCTTGCTGCTAGGACTGCACGATGTGCCTTGAAAGCTTGTCCCTTGACAACGATGGAAACATCACAGTACAGGCCCTGGAGTCGCTGGTCATTCAGAGATTCCAGGATATTATTCCCAAAGTTCGGAATCTCCATTTGCAGGGTCTGAGCCATGGTATCCACTCAGCACACTGCAGTATCTGCTAGGATAGAAGAGGAGACAAACGCATTAGCATTGATATGTTTAACGTGTAGCATTTCACCTGCAAAGCTCAgtctgacacactcactcagggCTAAATGGTTGTGGGTTTACCTCCTACTCAAGAAACTTAAGCACAGAATCTAGGCAGACCCACTTTGTGCAGTGCACATCTAAATGAATGAAATAGGAGCACAGActgaccatttggccccttgagcctgttttgtcattcaataagaccatgaccAGTCTGTTTGTGTTCTTGTCAAATCCCTGATTGCCCTGGCTTCTCCTGgtgaacaagaatctatccacctctctcttcaaaatattcaatgattccaccttctgaggcagagagttccaaagatatAGAAtcccttgagagagagagagagaaaaaaagttccTCTAAATATCTGTCCTCAAAGGGTGACCTTTAGTTTTAAGACTGCATGCCCTAATTCTGGACTGACTCACAACACGAAATATCCTTTCCGCATCCACCTTGCCAAGACCGTTCAGGACCTCCTTTACTTCAACCtagtcacccccccccccctcactctttCAGACTCCAGTGGAAGTGAGCCCAATCTGTCCAAACAATCATGAGGTATCCATCTTGTAAATCTACTCCAATgtatttacattcttccttaattAAAGAGTCCAAAATCTGGTctgaccaatgccctgtataactgaagaatCACATCCTTACTTTCATATTTAATTTGTTTCAGAATCATTGATAGTATTTCATTCACCTCGTAATTACATACTGTAACTGCATACTAATGTTGTGTGACTAGTGAACAAGAAGTGAATATTTTCCCAtgttacactccatctgccaaatcctTGCCACTCACTCcttagaatccctaccgtgtggaaacagtccattcagcccaacaagtccataccaaccctccgaacagcatccgaCCCAGGCCCATCGCCTTACCCTGTCTgtatatttcccatggttaatgctgctagcctacaaatccctgaacacttcgGGCAATCCGCCTAACCTGTATATATTTGGACtggggagggaactggagcacccggaagaaacccaggcatacacggggagaatattcaaactccacacagtcacccaaaggtggaactgaacccagggcgacatggtggctcagtggttagcactactgactcacacgtggagtttgcacattctccccgtgtctgcgtgggtttcctctgggtgcttcggtttcctcccacagtccaaagatgtgcaaattagatgaattggccatgctaaattgcccatagtgtttaaggatttgcaggttaagtgcattagacAGGAATAAATGTAGAATAGGGGAGggatgggtcactcttcggaggggttggtctggacttgttgggctgaagagcctgtttccacacgataggATTCGATACAAAAATATCCATGCTCCCTAGTAATGTggggcagcagcactaaccactgagccactgtgttgtctAGTAATACCCAATCTTTCTATATgggatgccacactgtcagaggtgatACCTTGGATGAGAACACTGCCTAcctaacattgaaataactgcTGGTTATCATATTACTGTTTGGGTAGTCTTACTGTGCAGGAACACATGGCTCGGTTTTAAATGAAGGCTTTACAAACACCAGCCACATCTTGGAAAAGGATGAACAAAATCCCTGCTCTTTCTTCAGGATTTCACATCCCTCAGAATTATTGAACTCGAGTTCTCCCAGTGCCTTGGCCAATATTCCTCTCGCAAGTCCACATCAGAAGCAGCTTTAACTGGATATTTAACTCTTTGCTATTTGCTTTGCTTTCCCATGTAGCAAcactattgcaaaaaaaaaattagccTCATTGGTTGTAAATTTTGATGACCTGAGAACAAGGCTCTATGTGAATGAAAACATGCTGCTCTTTATAGAGGGATTCTGGTGGTTTCAGGAGCAGATCGGACTCGTAATCACCAAGATTCCACACAGCAGCATTTTCCACAACAGGATAGCTACACATGGTTCAGGGGCTGGAACCTATTCCCCCCACCTGGGGTAGGTTTCTTCCTCAGAGATCAAATCTAACCTGGTGTGGGAAATAGACATTTCTTCTCAAcagtgaaaacaaaaattgctggaaacacaGCGGGTCGGACAGCATTCATGGAAAGATACTCTTCATCAGAGTTATctaaactcaaaatgttagcttgctatCGATCCATTGTTCctgcctgatccactgtgatttccagcattttctgttttcagcacagattccagcaACCGCAGTATATTGCTCCTACATTTCTTTCCAATAACTGATTTCAGACTTCAAGTCTTGTTCACAGGTCACTCCAGCCTGACCacccagtttagattagattccctacagtgtggaaacaggcccttcagcccaacaagtccacaccgaccccctgaaaagcaacccacctaaaccctccttcctctaactaatgcacctaacaccatgggcaatttagcatggccaattcacctgacctgcacatctttggacttagcACCACTTTAACTCAAAATGACCAATTCCAGACAGACATTTTTttgaggtggtgatggtgggcTTTTCATGAAGATTGGAACTGCTGAATGATCCTCCACACTTtacatgattctcctgctcctcggatgctgcctggtgtgctgtgcttttccagcaccacactctcaacactttAGCACCAGCCTCGCTCTGTAGGTTCATGTCTGTGAGCACACTGAAATCAGGCAGCATACAGAATGCAAGGGCACGTGTAGCTGCAGTTTCATTTCCAGCTTGCTCTAGGAGGGCAGGACAGGTTATAACATGGATGAAACTCTTGTTCAAATATCCAGTAAAGCTAGtttaaaaaacaaattattcTGTCTCTGGAATGCTGAAATGGTTTCTCAGGCAGTGCTGTAttcatcaactccagtctccaaGTTTCCAGTTTATCTCAGACGGAGGTTAGCAAGGGGTATTCATATGGGACTGGAGTGACACATAGACCAAGGTGGGTAAGACGACATTAGTGACCCAACTGGGTTATTACGACAGTCCCACACCTACACGTCACTTTTATATTCCAGGTTACTTTTACTTAAGAAAATAAACTCAAATTCCCAACTGCCGTGGTGGGATTACAGTTCATGGTCTTGGATTATTCGTCCAGTTTTTAGCACTGCTGGTCCGGGTACAGattaaattttttttatatttcaatatTGAGGTTAGCGTGATTCTAGTCTTTCCACACATTCTCTAGACTATTAAGAGTCAGGTCAGGAAAGGTTCCACAGGGAGGAAAAATGTTTGCGGTAAAATAAAAGTTTCATACCTTGCAGAGAAAGTAAATTTTGAACTAGTTGTTTTGTAGTATagaatttgagtattgctgaaaaagacaaATTTTGTCAAAGCTGTTtgctttgcactcatcaggacaatttgcaagaatacaagCTCAGGAGGAAAACCAATAGCTGCCTCCTGTTTTAAATGGATATGTTAACACACAGGACCTGCACTCTTTAGACAGAAagaacacatacaaacacagtgcCCTATTCAACTCAACAAAACAGGCGACAGCCATTCGCTGGTTCGcttctcagggcaatgccttgCCCAGTTAGAGTCAACCTGCCTaggttaaaatttaaacaaagcctgactgttaactgtcagtcatcattaatagGTGCAAGATCTCAACCAATAAGAGTCCTCTTGCCAGCCAAAGAGCACTCTCTTCGTGTGTAGTATAAATGGTGGTTTCCCCCTTGAATTgattttcttgcaaattgtcctgatgagtgcaagatgaaaacctCGACAAAATGTGCCTTTTCTCAGCAATGCTCAAGTCTTAATTCTTTTAAAAACTAATATCAACATTTTGATGGTCCTCCCCTTGCTTGGACCTAACTGTAACCTCGTGACTGCAACATCAAACTGAGCAGTAGTGAGGTGGTTGACAGGAGGGTACAAAATCTTCACTCTCAGGTCAGTTGCCATAATGCAGAATGGAAGATCTGAAGTAGCATTTGAAATCGGATATTAAAAGGTTCTCTCACAGTTTGGagattttcattttatttgaatcaacctgtttagatgcAGTATAACGCAACTTGGGGATAGGTCGGATTTGAACCTGCACctttgacccagagatagagacaccattactgtgccacaagacccctAAGTTTGGAGTTTATTTTTGTCAAAACCCTTGAGGGAATTAAACTGTGGCAGTTAAAAAGCAACATCTTTAATCACCTTGAAGCTCTTTAATTATTCACATCCAATGCAGTGCCTGCCACCTGCATATTAATATATCAAGTGCTGCAGAAATCAGAATTAAGCCCATAACCTTTAACAGGGTACTGATAAACATAATGAGGAATTAGCTCAAATTGTTCTTGCCATGGACAACATAATAATCAGGAgaaaagtaggtcattcagcccctcgaaacTGCTTCACCATTCCAATCGATCACGACTGATCTGACTGTAACCTTACATTCACATTCCTGCCTACCCTCGTTGCTTAACAAGAATTTCTTAACCTCTACTTTCAAAATAGTTAATGTTTCGGCTTCCATCACCTTTTCAGGTAGGAAGTTCTAAAGACTCTCGTTCTTCAGAGAACTTTTTTTGCCTCATTCTGAAccagtgacccctagttctagactctcccacaagataGACTGATTTGATTTATGGTCGTATCATGTACCGAGAAACAGTGacaagtgttgttttgtgtgctatacagaAAGATCATACCACACAAAGTATATCAGGATAGCAGACCAGAGTGTAGGATACAGTTTTACAAccgcagagagacagagatcagAATCAACATTTAATAGGTCCTTTccgaagtctgataacagtgaggttagaagctgttcttgaacctgtttgtttttgtattcaaACTGTtataccttctgcctgatggaagagggtggaagagattgTAACCGGGGTGAGGGGGGTCTTTGATGGTGTTGGATACCTTTCTGAGGCAGCTGGAAGTAtgttgggctgtgttcacaactcttttGCAGCCTTGGGAAGAGCAGTAGCCTTACCAGGCCGTGCTGCATCCAGATAGGAgactttctgtggtgcatctataaaaattggtaagagtccttgtggacacgGTGAATATCCTTAGCCTCTTGAGGAAGGAGAGGCTTTGTTGTGCTTTCTCGATCATTGCTTTCTCAGGATCTTCAAGGTTTCAGTCAAGGTACCCCTTACTCATTAGGCAATCCGCTGTTGCAGGTAATCATCTAGTAAAGCTATTATCTGCATAAACTGCTCTCTCATTTATCTGGATGTACATACTTAATCTAATTGCAATGTTTTCTCACAGAGAGGAAATATTATGAAAGTGCTCAGATACAACTATGCAACTCAGGACACCGAAATCTGCAGTTTAGAGTCTAATCCTCTCCATCTCAGTTGATCCAGGAACATCACTAAAGTATTGTCTATCACAGGCAAATGTTCTGAATAACATCATGTATGGATGGAGTAATCTCACCCCAAGGGGCTTCATGAATGTGGTGTCAAAGCGACAGGTTAGCACATGTAACTAAAGGTTTGCTTAATGAGGTCTGCCGAAGTCCCTTTGGGACCATATCTCTCACTTCCCCTTCAAGTGATCATATCTCTCACTGCTCCCTTCAGTGATCATATCTCTTACCTCCCCTTTAAGTGATCAATAATCCGACTCCTTCTTCATCACCTTTCAGCTCATGGGAACCctggtctctctctttctctgatatATGCATCCTTCCCTCACTCAGCCCCTTCATCCCCAAACAGTGACCAAGGGATGGAGCTAGTAAGGAATGGCACCATAGCATCAGCAAACTCTCGACCCCACAGCGGATCATCTCACAGAGgcacatttctggattcaaaATCTGTTTCCATTAAGAAATTTGGTGAAGGCTATAGAGCCATATGAGCCCCACTCCAGAAACTCCACAGTCACACTTCagggctaaaaatcacacaacaccagcttacagtcccaacaggtttaattggaagcactacctttcagagcgctgctccttcatccggtgtttgtggagtacacaactgtaagacacaatttatagcaaaatgttacagtgtgatgtaactgaaattatacatcgaaaaataacttgattgtttgttaagtctctcatctgttagaatgaccatgttactTTCTTTTCTTTGATACATAAATCTCAAAACTTtttttcacttgagaatgtaactttttaaaaaaaaggttttgtgatttatgtatCAAAGAGgagaaactaacatggtcattctaacagatgacagacttaacaaacaatcaagatatttttcaatgtataatttcagttacatcacactgtaaccttttgctataaattctgtgtcttacaattgcgtcctccataaccacctgaagaaggagcagcgctctgaaagctagtccttccaattaaacctgttgggactataacctggtgttgtgagagttttaaactgtgtacaacccagtccaacggCAGTGTCTCCAATGTTTACCTTGAACACTGAGCTGAGTTTATCTGAACCCCACACTAGAATATTCGCTGCCACTTTTGTTGTTGGAATAACCCACTGACATTCATTATCcttacagacagagacacacatgacGGAAGTAAGGGGGATGTCAGTAACATTGAAACTTGAACTCTATTGCATGAGTTGTGGCCTTTAAAGAGGGTTGAGTGGGGAAGGGTGTGGAAAAGGGGGGAATGTCAAAAGGAATGAGATAGGGTAAACATAAACACAAGATTATAGATAATCTCCAGTTCAGAAACAATTTCAAAATGACAAGAAAATTGAACGTGGATGTATTAGAGTGGTCTGCCTGCTCTGTTATAGAGACCAattcagaaggaaattgaaaTCAACGTTGTAAAGAGCAACATAATTACTGAATGTAATTGTCAAGAGGTAAAATAACTGTCATGTCACTCACAAGCTATACACCAAAGTTTTACATTTTTATAAACTTAACCATGTGAGGTTATTGGTTTAGTGCTGGGGAGACAGAACTGGTATCCAGTGGCAGCACTAAGACTCCCAGGTCAATCAAGGTCAGTTAGCTGCAGGGGAAAGTTAGTTGTCTTATACCCCAAAGGTTGTTGGATCTCTACAGTGTCTCCAGCCTATAGCTTCATCAAACCATGCTGCCAATTTAGTAGCAATCTGCTGGAGTGTGCCCGTGGCCATGAATAGCTGAATAGAGACTTCCCAGGCCGACTAGAGACTGTAACGCGGACTTTGATCCTATTGTACTGGGCTGGGTTTGAAGAGGAATTTTCTATTTTCCTTTTTTCCAGGAACATTCAAAGCAATCCCAGAGATTGAAACATAGGattccatttttaaacaaaatttaatttcaaaaatccTACTCTTTGGTATTATGTAACCTGATCTTGACTaactcataattttaaaaaaaactttatcaaGAGGTTTCCAAAACCACAGAACTGTACTATAAAACACTGCATACAACTTAACTCTCTCAGCAAATGAAGATACAGAATGCAGGCATATTACAAACAATTTGTTTGTGTCTTATTTTGACTAAGCTTGCAGAATACACATAATGGAcaatcacttcaaaacactctGTCCATGAGTGTTTTGATTATTTCCAGTTACTCCACAAATCACCCAATTCTGACTGaagttgggagggggggggggtcataTCCTGACAACttaaagaaaaaaacaagttTGCCCACCATCATTTTTTccactgtttgaaaaaaaaactgatggagAACAGGCAGAAGAGTGGGGAGGTGGGACAGGGAagagggggtgaggtggggaaaggggagctggggtggggaaaggggaagggaagcaaggagagggggaaggggggagaagggggggagaaggggggggagaaggggggggagaagggggggagagaaggggggggagaagggggggagaaggggggggagagggggggggagaggggggggagaaggggggagaagggggggagggaggggaggggagaagggggggagggaggggaggggagaaggggggagggaggggaggggagaagggggggagggaggggagaaggggggagggaggggaggggagaaggggggagggaggggaggggagaaggggggagggaggggagggggggagggaggggagggggggagggaggggaggggggggagggaggggagggagggaggggagggtgagagaggggaggggagggagagagaggggagggtgagggaggggaggggaggggaggggaggggaggggaggggaggggggggggaagggggggaggggaggggagggggggggaaggggggaggggagggggaggggagggggaggggagggggaggggagggggaggggagggggaggggaggaggggggagggggggagggggggggggaagggaaggggggaagggggggaagggggaggaaggggggggagggagaaggggggaggaaggggggggagggagggggggggaaggggggaggaaggggggggagggagggggggggagggagggggggggagagggggggggagggaggggggggggagagggggggggaagggggggaggaaggggggggagggagggggggggggagaggggggggggggaagggggggaggaagggggggaggaaggggggggagggaggggggggggagggagggggggggagggagggggggggaggggggggagggggggagggaagggggggagggaggggggggaagggagagaaaggggaagggtgggggtgcTACATAAGTTCTGGAAGTATTTGGGAAGTGGAGCTTGGTCAGCTTGCAGCAGgtttttatttttaagaaaagtTTTGTGgcttttccccccacccccatcccatccccccacaAGATACAATCCTCTCCCCaaatctctctcactcacacaaaaGGGGCATTAAAtcagggggggtggtgggggggagggagggaagagagagaataAAATAAAAGATAACCCCGCTCAGGGCTCTGTCAGAGCTGGTGATGGGGGGGGCTTTGAGGAGTAACTGGTGCAGCTTGGAGGCCAAAGCCTGTGCTGGAAGCTCACAAACTCACCCCAGTGTCTCTCAATGCTTGCAGCAGCCATTCATTGTCAGGACAGCCAGCGCCTAGCAACCGAGCGCTGAGCGCGCCGATCGGAGTCCaaccccccccctcacccacctcacctcCCCCGGCGCGCTACCACAGCCGAGTCCTCCAGGCCGCTGAGCCAAACACCGAGCACATCGATCCACCAGCACGTGACCTTCCCCCTCCGTCCACATCAACCAGGGCGTCCACTTCCCATCATGCCCCCTGCTGACCTCACCAAGATGGCGTCGCTCATCAGGTACTGCTGCTGCAAGTCTCAATGCAggtgcttttgtaactttttgGTTTTGCTGCTTAAGTAcatgcttccccccccccccccccttttgcTGCACTTTCTTATTTTCATTCACATTTGATTTCTTGCATTCACATCCTTTGCACTTACTAAGCAAGGGTGAGGGGAAAATAGGATAGTAGTACcaaggcagaatggcctcctggttctaaaaaccgaaagaactgcgggtgctgttaatcagaaacagaaattgctggaaaagctctgacAGCGTTTGTGCAGAGAGAAacttggatgggcatatgaataggaagggtttggagggatttgggccgggtgctggcaggtgggactagattgggttggaatatctggtcagcatggacgggttggaccgaagggtctgtttccatgttgctcTGGTTTAGAGtgaacattttgggttcagtgacccttcctcaactaCTCTCCTCCAGTTTTTGACGAAGGGTTCAATTAACTCTGACTTCTATCTGCAGaccttttccagcagtttcctttttttttgtctcctcctTTATTCATCCTTTTTTAAACCTGCCATCCGAATTCTGAAGAGTCACATTGGACTCCAGATGCTAGCTCAGTTttgtgtctctccccctctccacaCATGATGCCCAGACCTGCACTGTTTTTCTTAATTGCAGGGAATGTGTGATTGTGTTCAGCACCTCCTGCTATCTTCTAGATCTCATCGATTTCCAATAGCAAATAGATTTCAAAGTTCTGAGAAGGTTCCTCTTTAGAAAATTCCAAACCCTTGCAAAGGGTTGTATGTAGTGGTGACTGAGTGACTTAACTAAAGTCCTTGAATGCTCTTTCTTGCATTCTGCTAGAGAAGCTTTTTAATAAATAGAGCAAAAGTGGAAAAATTCCTTACTTCCTCAATTCCTGCTCCTACATTTCCTGTGGCTCATGCTTAAATCTCAATTCTTTGTCATTGTGCCATTCTGCTACAACTACTACTTTGTATCTGTTCCATTGGCCTCCTTTTCAGACATGACCTTCACTACATGCTTTCCATTTCTACTCCATTCTTCGTACTAACCTCCTCTAGTTCTCCCACACCACTATCCTCTTGCTATTTAACAAGCTGCTCCCACTGAATGATATTGTTCTGTACAACAGGCAGCCAACCTCCTTATCTGGAATAACTTTCCTATCATCCTCCACATCCAAGTGGCATTAATTGGTGCTCCAACCTAGGAGAGTGTCAGTGACAAAATAATTTGTGTTCTGATGAGATAGCAACATATTACTATTTGGGTTAGTGTCAATTTCTCAGACGCCTTTGTGAAATTTTAAATTTTAGATCTGATATTAAACAGCAGAGAGATGTAAAATATCTGGCTAATGTTAGAAGCAGGGGAATTCTGTGCTGTTCTTGCTAATGTTTATCATATGAGTtcaaagcaggagtaggctactCAGCCTCTTGTCTGCTCTGATTACTGCATGTTCCCAACTACCTGATGATAATCTTTCACCACtggcttatcaagaatctatccacctctgccaCCTCAAGTCTTTTTGAGGAAGAGTTGGAAAGATATGCAACCCTCAAAAAAAACCTCACTCCTATCTTGAATGGGTAACCGCTTACATTTTTAAATGGTGACTCTTAGTTTTATTGGTTGTGTggaagaaacatcctctccacatctaccattGCAAGACTCCTCAGGGTCTTGTGTTTTAATCATTTGTCACTTCTTCCTGTTTCACAGATATAACCCTAGTCTGTccaccctttcctcataagacaatgtGCCCATTCAAGGTCAAGATAATCTTCTCTAAAGTGCGTCCACACGCTTACATTCTTCCTTTATCTTAATGGCAGGCAGTAACCAGcagggtaccacagggatcagtgctgtaaatcccagctattcacaatatatatgaatgatttagataAGGGGACTAACTGCAATATCTCCAGATTTGCAAATGACATAAATCTGGGTGGGACAATGCAGAGACATTTCAGTACTTCATctacaagttgagtgagtgggcaaatgcagaGCAGGAGCAGTACAATCTAATTTGTTAGCAAAGCTGGAGGCATTTTATTAGCTGATTGATGATAA from Hemiscyllium ocellatum isolate sHemOce1 chromosome 45, sHemOce1.pat.X.cur, whole genome shotgun sequence harbors:
- the LOC132835925 gene encoding nucleus accumbens-associated protein 1-like isoform X1, which produces MAQTLQMEIPNFGNNILESLNDQRLQGLYCDVSIVVKGQAFKAHRAVLAASSSYFRDLFSSSNCTSFELPTAVQPQSFQQILAFCYTGRLSMNMGDQFLLMYTAGFLQIQQIMDKETEFCLKVSSPRCDSQGLHVEETPSEPPSPAQVSRSLAATPLSLVSRVKTEQADLDTVQFTPIGKRLWESGQRGEGNGGAASKLARVSHGAPASRQQVCAAGAQGTSDRTSPGTSSAYTSDSPNSYQNEEDEEEEAGDDMTEEHYRQICNMYTMYSMMNVGSPAVERVDALPDHLTTDARSRVRMRRDLAALPAELITQIGNRCHPKLYAEGDPTEKLELVTGTSVFITRAQLMNCHVCAGTRHKVLLRRLLASFFDRNTLANSCGTGIRSSTNDPSRKPLDSRVLNAVKIYCQNFAPNFKESEMNAIAADMCTNARRVVRKSWIPKLKLLMVEGDAYHSFISDTTGVNLESDVLNTEQAFDAASHDGEAGSSLESAP
- the LOC132835925 gene encoding nucleus accumbens-associated protein 1-like isoform X2, whose amino-acid sequence is MAQTLQMEIPNFGNNILESLNDQRLQGLYCDVSIVVKGQAFKAHRAVLAASSSYFRDLFSSSNCTSFELPTAVQPQSFQQILAFCYTGRLSMNMGDQFLLMYTAGFLQIQQIMDKETEFCLKVSSPRCDSQGLHVEETPSEPPSPAQVSRSLAATPLSLVSRVKTEQADLDTVQFTPIGKRLWESGQRGEGNGGAASKLARVSHGAPASRQQVCAAGAQGTSDRTSPGTSSAYTSDSPNSYQNEEDEEEEAGDDMTEEHYRQICNMYTMYSMMNVGSPVERVDALPDHLTTDARSRVRMRRDLAALPAELITQIGNRCHPKLYAEGDPTEKLELVTGTSVFITRAQLMNCHVCAGTRHKVLLRRLLASFFDRNTLANSCGTGIRSSTNDPSRKPLDSRVLNAVKIYCQNFAPNFKESEMNAIAADMCTNARRVVRKSWIPKLKLLMVEGDAYHSFISDTTGVNLESDVLNTEQAFDAASHDGEAGSSLESAP